Proteins from a genomic interval of Xiphophorus maculatus strain JP 163 A chromosome 7, X_maculatus-5.0-male, whole genome shotgun sequence:
- the LOC102234003 gene encoding cytochrome b reductase 1, which produces MENLKQFLFALSAAGAVGFVSIIFVLRWVLYFKEGLDWNGGLAEFNWHPVLVVTGFIFLQGTAIIVYRLPWTWQCSKLMMKFIHAGLNLTAFIFAVIAMVAVFDFHNAAKIPNMYSLHSWLGLMAVILYGLQLVLGVGLYLIPVTPVAWRAAFMPIHVYSGLFLFTSIIAVALMGITEKLIFGLANPKYKDSPPEAIFVNVLGLLLVVFGALILWIATRASWKRPSDQIAHSLHTNRGSEDNSKGGPAMSELEDGANCETDGDVRKRNSK; this is translated from the exons ATGGAGAATTTGAAGCAGTTCCTGTTCGCTCTCTCCGCTGCCGGAGCTGTCGGGTTTGTCTCCATAATATTCGTGCTGAGGTGGGTTCTCTACTTTAAGGAAGGCTTGGACTGGAACGGAGGACTGGCAGAATTCAACTGGCATCCGGTGCTGGTCGTCACAGGCTTCATTTTCCTGCAGGGCACAG CCATAATTGTCTACAGGCTTCCCTGGACCTGGCAATGCAGTAAACTCATGATGAAGTTCATCCATGCAGGCTTGAACTTGACAGCCTTCATTTTCGCTGTTATTGCCATGGTGGCCGTTTTTGACTTTCACAACGCTGCCAAGATCCCCAACATGTACAGTCTGCACAGCTGGCTGGGCCTGATGGCAGTTATACTGTATGGTTTGCAG CTTGTTCTCGGAGTCGGCCTGTACCTGATACCAGTTACACCTGTGGCCTGGAGAGCAGCTTTTATGCCCATCCATGTCTACAGCggtctttttcttttcaccagtATCATAGCAGTTGCTCTCATGGGAATTACAGAAAAACTTATCTTTGGCCT GGCCAACCCGAAGTATAAAGACTCTCCCCCAGAGGCAATCTTTGTGAATGTGTTGGGACTCCTCCTGGTTGTTTTCGGGGCTCTTATCCTCTGGATTGCCACTCGAGCGTCTTGGAAACGCCCCAGTGACCAGATTGCACATTCTCTGCATACCAACAGGGGAAGTGAGGACAACAGCAAAGGTGGTCCGGCAATGTCTGAACTGGAAGATGGAGCCAATTGTGAGACCGATGGAGATGTCAGGAAGAGGAATAGCAAATAA
- the dcaf17 gene encoding DDB1- and CUL4-associated factor 17, whose amino-acid sequence MAPPRRMMTSSTADLLNQRSRGIRDTGTLHRFCLKILRSITLHENRSFIKVWSKTSKTAIMYDSGRIYFDNYQNCYSCVHDQPQNLYKFPKKSKQQKIEDALLCQSPLDKTLSSPSEHKPCLLALTADNWLCRISAETGKELQRIYLSPKYKYRYLAWNVPQETFYIKSVQNKETPLARQAGISQNVVMHMAIFHVFPLQIVGILEINKKGFGSGVTDVVLSQGVLAVSYSNKSVKLYSFEHVVQRCLIEELTLGQQSPLLGHRTVGDVPFGIPVNIQITEPPPLLFEAFSHNGIQIGGFPWHYIYTPPHKKHRGTHYISALKDSTLAKNGIQNMNCCSLESDVIFFHPADSGRVIHIGPNTINVLKVISELNSPLPSEVLEDYSLTTHRSHPSPRVTVTSSGRTVRSRFQQLDDDPMQETFRLLEYEDELDLLAIAVTNGEGEEGRAHVQLHDNQTGRLQRKIDLDEPWDETYPHELFFDRDTIVHIEQKGSQFCCYVYKLRTITK is encoded by the exons ATGGCGCCACCCCGCAGAATGATGACTTCTAGCACAGCTGATTTGCTGAACCAGAGGAGCAGAGGGATCCGGGATACTGGGACTTTACACAGATTCTGCTTGAAAATCCTCAGGAGCATCACTCTTCAT GAAAACAGGAGCTTCATTAAAGTTTGGAGCAAGACttcaaaaacagcaataatgtACGACAGTGGTAGAATCTACTTTGATAATTACCAGAACTGCTACAGTTG TGTCCACGATCAGCCCCAGAATTTATACAAATTCCCAAAGAAGTCCAAACAGCAGAAGATTGAAGATGCTCTGCTTTGTCAGAGCCCTCTT GACAAAACTTTATCCTCTCCCTCTGAACATAAACCCTGCCTCTTAGCTCTGACAGCAGATAACTGGCTCTGCCGCATTTcagctgaaacaggaaaagagCTGCAGAGAATTTATCTCTCTCCTAAATACAAGTACAG ATATCTTGCCTGGAATGTTCCAcaagaaacattttacattaaatctgTTCAGAACAAAGAAACACCCTTGGCAAGACAG GCAGGTATATCGCAGAATGTAGTCATGCACATGgccatttttcatgttttccccTTGCAAATTGTGGGGATTttggagataaataaaaag ggaTTTGGAAGTGGTGTTACAGATGTGGTTCTGTCCCAGGGTGTCCTTGCTGTGTCTTACAGTAACAAGTCAGTGAAACTGTACAGTTTTGAACACGTTGTCCAAAGA TGCTTAATTGAAGAGTTGACATTGGGACAGCAGAGTCCCCTGCTGGGACATAGAACCGTCGGGGACGTTCCATTTGGTATCCCAGTTAACATCCAGATCACAG aaccGCCACCACTTCTTTTTGAGGCATTCTCTCACAATGGTATCCAGATCGGCGGCTTCCCTTGGCACTACATTTACACTCcaccacacaaaaaacacagagggaCTCACTACATCTCTGCACTCAAGGACAGCACTTTG GCAAAAAATGGAATCCAGAACATGAACTGTTGCTCTCTTGAGAGTGACGTCATCTTCTTCCATCCAGCTGATTCAGGGAGAGTCATCCACATTGGACCTAACACTATAAA TGTGCTGAAAGTCATTAGTGAACTAAACAGTCCTTTGCCATCAGAGGTGCTAGAGGATTACTCTCTGACAACACATCGAAGCCAT CCGTCCCCTCGTGTCACCGTCACGTCTTCAGGCCGGACAGTGAGATCGAGATTTCAACAACTGGATGATGACCCAATGCAGGAG ACATTTCGGTTGCTGGAATACGAGGATGAACTCGACCTTCTGGCCATAGCGGTAACTAACGGGGAGGGCGAGGAGGGCAGAGCTCATGTCCAACTGCATGACAACCAAACAGGGCGGTTACAGCGAAAGATTGATCTGGATGAGCCTTGGGATGAG ACTTATCCACATGAGCTGTTCTTTGACAGAGACACCATTGTTCACATTGAGCAAAAGGGCAGCCAGTTCTGCTGCTATGTTTATAAACTCAGGACCATCACTAAATGA